In bacterium 336/3, the following proteins share a genomic window:
- a CDS encoding spfh domain, band 7 family protein: protein MKKYLFFLLVISLLSSCVAIKQDEVGFKRRFGRLSDRMLTSGLHGVNPFTTVLIRVPVRTMNLTVTADLPTKEGLTVKTEVSLLYHVQREKIPSILKEIGENYENTVIAPTFRSVIRDVSSRFVAKDLHTAERATIERTIAEDLSKFLEGKGFIIEAVLLKNIQLPTSLVNAIEAKLQAEQEAQRMQFVLDRERLEAERRKIEAGGIRDAQKILSEGLNPFILQYQYIQAWKELANSPNSKVIITDGKTPYLLQTDDKNTNVSPKK from the coding sequence ATGAAAAAGTATCTGTTTTTTTTACTTGTGATAAGTTTGTTATCGTCTTGTGTGGCTATCAAACAAGATGAAGTAGGGTTTAAACGCAGGTTTGGGAGGCTTTCTGATAGAATGCTTACCAGTGGTTTGCATGGTGTAAATCCTTTTACAACTGTTCTGATTCGTGTACCTGTCAGAACTATGAATCTGACCGTAACAGCCGATTTACCCACCAAAGAAGGTTTAACTGTAAAAACTGAAGTTTCTTTATTATACCATGTTCAAAGAGAAAAAATACCTTCTATACTTAAAGAAATAGGTGAAAACTACGAAAATACAGTCATTGCCCCCACATTTCGTTCCGTTATTCGTGATGTAAGTTCTCGTTTTGTAGCAAAAGATTTACACACAGCAGAAAGAGCTACTATTGAGCGTACCATAGCCGAAGATTTATCTAAATTTTTAGAAGGTAAAGGTTTTATAATTGAAGCTGTGTTACTTAAAAATATCCAACTACCCACAAGTTTGGTCAATGCTATTGAAGCCAAATTGCAAGCTGAACAAGAAGCCCAAAGAATGCAATTTGTATTGGACAGAGAACGCCTTGAAGCTGAACGCCGTAAAATAGAAGCAGGAGGTATCCGAGATGCTCAGAAAATACTATCAGAAGGACTTAATCCGTTTATTTTGCAATATCAGTACATTCAGGCATGGAAAGAACTTGCCAATTCGCCCAATTCTAAAGTCATCATTACAGATGGCAAAACACCCTATTTACTTCAAACTGATGATAAAAATACCAATGTTAGTCCTAAAAAATAA
- a CDS encoding oxidoreductase, which produces MTKNYLIVGGSSGIGLALAQMLNSEGHQVWVASREYKSELAQISGIHHIVWDVQMPLSGQFDTLPEILHGVVYCPGTINLKPFHRLTREEFQQDLNVNLLGAIDTLQNTFKHLKNAKGASVVLFSTVASTLGMNFHSSIATAKSAIEGLAKSLAAEWANSFIRVNVIAPSLTDTPLASKLLAGEEKKEAAGKRHPLGRVGTAQDIAEMANFLLSEKTSWITGQIIGVDGGMGTLKL; this is translated from the coding sequence ATGACAAAAAATTATTTGATAGTGGGTGGTAGCTCTGGAATAGGTTTGGCACTTGCTCAAATGCTGAATTCTGAAGGGCATCAGGTTTGGGTAGCCTCCAGAGAATACAAATCAGAATTGGCACAAATTAGTGGTATTCATCATATTGTTTGGGATGTTCAGATGCCACTTTCAGGACAATTCGATACCCTCCCCGAAATACTACATGGAGTGGTATATTGTCCAGGAACTATTAATCTCAAACCTTTTCATAGACTTACAAGAGAAGAGTTTCAGCAAGACTTAAATGTTAATTTGTTGGGTGCAATAGATACGCTCCAAAACACATTTAAACATCTTAAAAATGCAAAAGGAGCAAGTGTAGTCTTATTTAGTACTGTAGCTTCTACCTTAGGGATGAACTTTCATTCTTCTATTGCAACAGCCAAAAGTGCCATAGAAGGTTTAGCAAAGTCTTTGGCTGCTGAATGGGCTAACAGTTTTATTAGAGTGAATGTAATTGCTCCATCCTTAACAGATACACCACTAGCAAGCAAACTATTGGCTGGAGAAGAAAAAAAAGAAGCAGCAGGCAAACGTCATCCTTTAGGCAGAGTAGGAACAGCACAAGATATTGCTGAAATGGCAAACTTCTTGCTTTCTGAAAAAACAAGCTGGATAACAGGACAAATAATAGGTGTAGATGGTGGAATGGGGACTCTTAAGCTGTAG
- a CDS encoding LPS export ABC transporter ATP-binding protein: protein MKLRAENLIKRYGKRYVVNNVSVQVEQGQIVGLLGHNGAGKTTTFYMTVGLVKPDEGRIFLEDQEITALPMFKRARLGLGYLAQEASVFRNLSVEDNIKAVLEMMNIPKKEQKERTEELLEEFSLTHVRKNMGKVLSGGERRRTEIARALATRPKFILLDEPFAGVDPLAVEEIQKIVYKLKFKNLGVLITDHNADETLSITDWVYVMSEGKVFKEGIPENLAQDEEVRKKYLGELYEFKKKVFQV from the coding sequence ATGAAGTTACGAGCTGAAAATCTGATTAAGCGTTATGGCAAACGCTATGTAGTAAATAATGTATCTGTGCAAGTAGAGCAAGGGCAAATTGTAGGGCTTTTGGGACACAATGGAGCAGGAAAAACAACTACTTTCTACATGACTGTGGGCTTGGTAAAACCTGATGAAGGACGCATCTTTTTAGAAGACCAAGAAATTACAGCCTTACCTATGTTCAAAAGAGCAAGACTGGGACTTGGATATTTGGCTCAGGAGGCTTCTGTTTTTAGAAATTTGAGTGTTGAAGACAACATCAAGGCTGTACTTGAAATGATGAATATTCCCAAAAAGGAGCAAAAAGAACGAACAGAAGAACTTTTGGAAGAGTTTAGTCTTACACATGTACGCAAAAATATGGGAAAAGTACTTTCTGGAGGTGAACGCAGACGTACCGAAATTGCAAGAGCCTTAGCTACCAGACCTAAATTTATTCTATTGGATGAGCCTTTCGCTGGCGTTGACCCTCTTGCCGTAGAGGAAATTCAAAAAATTGTCTATAAACTTAAATTCAAGAATTTAGGCGTTCTCATTACCGACCACAACGCAGACGAAACGCTTTCTATTACAGACTGGGTGTATGTAATGAGTGAAGGAAAAGTGTTTAAAGAAGGCATCCCCGAAAATCTCGCTCAAGATGAAGAAGTACGTAAAAAATACTTAGGCGAATTGTACGAGTTTAAGAAAAAGGTATTTCAGGTTTAG
- a CDS encoding aldo/keto reductase, whose amino-acid sequence MLYKLFGKSGLRVSEICLGTMTFGTEWGTGADKDESKKIFDAFANQGGNFLDTANRYTEGTSEKWVGEFIASQRDYFVVATKYTLYDDRKDPNASGNHRKNLRRSVEESLKRMKTEYIDLLWLHMWDFTTGVDEVMRSLEDLIRSGKVNYIGISDTPAWIVAKANTLAELRGWEAFVGLQIEYSLIQRTPERDLLPMAKDFGMAITPWSPLGAGMLTGKYNDGIDKEGRLTESSRKINDKNRQIAKKVSEFAQKLGYSSAQVALNWLRQKDEQIMPIVGSRKVSQIEDCLGCLRFELPNEMMRELDAISEIELGFPHDFYSVPTVQEVIFGDNVKKIINHKIHP is encoded by the coding sequence ATGTTGTATAAATTATTTGGAAAAAGTGGCTTGCGTGTATCCGAAATATGTCTGGGTACCATGACATTCGGAACAGAGTGGGGGACTGGTGCGGATAAAGATGAGAGTAAAAAAATATTTGATGCTTTTGCCAATCAAGGAGGTAATTTTTTAGATACAGCCAACCGATATACTGAAGGTACAAGCGAAAAGTGGGTAGGAGAATTTATAGCTTCACAAAGAGATTATTTTGTGGTAGCAACCAAATATACACTTTATGATGACCGTAAAGACCCTAATGCTTCGGGCAACCACAGAAAGAATCTTCGCCGTTCTGTTGAAGAAAGCCTGAAAAGAATGAAAACTGAGTACATTGATTTGCTTTGGCTACACATGTGGGATTTTACGACAGGTGTAGATGAAGTAATGCGAAGCTTGGAGGATTTGATACGTTCTGGAAAAGTAAATTATATAGGCATTTCCGATACGCCAGCTTGGATTGTAGCCAAAGCTAATACACTTGCTGAACTTAGAGGTTGGGAGGCTTTTGTGGGTTTACAAATAGAATATAGCCTAATTCAGCGTACACCTGAAAGAGATTTGTTGCCTATGGCAAAAGATTTTGGAATGGCTATTACACCTTGGTCGCCATTGGGAGCAGGAATGCTGACAGGAAAATACAATGATGGTATTGATAAAGAAGGCAGACTGACTGAAAGTAGCCGTAAAATCAACGATAAAAATAGGCAAATTGCTAAAAAGGTAAGTGAATTTGCTCAAAAATTAGGCTATAGTTCTGCTCAAGTAGCCTTGAACTGGCTACGTCAAAAAGATGAACAAATTATGCCTATTGTGGGTTCTCGTAAAGTAAGCCAAATAGAAGATTGCTTGGGTTGTTTACGTTTTGAGCTTCCCAATGAAATGATGCGGGAACTCGATGCTATCAGCGAAATAGAATTGGGCTTTCCTCACGATTTTTACAGTGTACCTACTGTTCAAGAAGTGATATTTGGAGACAATGTTAAGAAAATTATTAACCACAAAATACATCCATAA
- a CDS encoding Crp/Fnr family transcriptional regulator, with product MHSYLQRIRDFIKNLDVDSSKAFHDMSHIQHFTKGDFLLKEDDVCRKSYWVIRGIARKYYLHDGKDITTELYFEDDLAISFESYTLQKPSKEYIQALTDISVAVTDYTLFQKMKQQFPKLTELDLMLTEYYAIWLEERLFEFHTLSASERYLNLFEKQPKIVQFVPLTYIASYLGISLETLSRIRAKI from the coding sequence ATGCACTCATATCTCCAAAGAATCAGAGATTTTATTAAAAACTTGGATGTGGATTCTTCCAAAGCATTTCATGATATGAGCCACATTCAGCATTTTACCAAAGGTGATTTTTTGCTGAAAGAAGATGATGTTTGTCGAAAAAGTTATTGGGTAATCAGAGGGATAGCTCGTAAATATTATTTGCATGATGGAAAGGACATCACAACCGAATTATATTTTGAAGATGATTTGGCTATCTCTTTTGAAAGCTACACCCTCCAAAAGCCAAGTAAAGAGTATATTCAAGCCCTTACAGATATTTCGGTAGCTGTTACAGATTACACCTTATTTCAAAAAATGAAGCAACAATTTCCAAAATTGACCGAATTAGATTTGATGCTTACAGAATATTATGCTATTTGGCTCGAAGAACGTTTATTTGAATTTCATACATTGAGTGCTTCTGAGCGTTATCTGAATCTTTTTGAAAAACAGCCCAAAATCGTACAATTTGTACCTCTTACCTATATTGCTTCTTATTTGGGTATTTCATTGGAAACTTTGAGCCGTATCAGAGCTAAAATCTGA
- a CDS encoding alkylhydroperoxidase: MKTTETRTFTVPTRADISANNQGIFDNLQKGLGFVPNLYAYFAKNETALADYITLQNRKSTLKAKEREAINLVTSQMNGCRYCQSAHTILGRMNGFTDEQIIELRKGSASFDNKLDALVKFTASTVENRGKATEESKEAFFAVGYTEANMIDVVIVVGDKIISNYLHNLTGFEIDFPLAEQI; encoded by the coding sequence ATGAAAACAACAGAAACAAGAACTTTTACAGTTCCAACAAGAGCAGATATTTCTGCCAACAATCAAGGTATTTTTGATAACCTTCAAAAAGGTCTGGGCTTCGTTCCCAATTTGTATGCTTACTTCGCTAAAAATGAAACAGCATTAGCAGACTATATCACTTTGCAAAATCGCAAAAGTACATTAAAAGCAAAAGAAAGAGAAGCCATTAACTTAGTAACCAGCCAAATGAATGGTTGTCGTTATTGTCAATCAGCACACACAATATTAGGTAGAATGAATGGTTTTACAGATGAGCAAATCATTGAATTAAGAAAAGGAAGTGCAAGCTTTGATAACAAACTTGATGCCTTAGTAAAATTTACTGCATCAACAGTTGAAAATCGTGGTAAGGCGACTGAAGAGAGCAAAGAAGCATTTTTTGCAGTTGGATATACTGAAGCTAATATGATAGATGTAGTTATTGTAGTGGGTGACAAAATTATCAGTAATTACTTACATAATTTAACTGGTTTCGAAATTGATTTCCCATTAGCAGAACAAATTTAA
- a CDS encoding phosphohydrolase, producing the protein MALSSKQGKILNDPVHGFIKIPQGLIFELIEHPYFQRLRRIRQLGLTDFVYPGALHTRFHHALGVMHLMGVALDTLQAKGHNITDEEREAAQIAALLHDIGHSPLSHALESTILQGVHHEKLSLLIMEKLNEQFQGALSVAIQIFTNQYPKKFLFQLVSSQLDVDRLDYLQRDCFFTGVSEGAIGGDRILKMLDVYENNLVIEEKGIYSIENFLTARRLMYWQVYLHKTTISTEQMIVQAILRAKYLAQHGENIFASPSLSLFMNQEVKLEDFKENKEYLEAFAQLDDYDIWGAMKIWQHNKDIILSNICKMILDRKLFKIILSSETISPELIEEKKTQIVENYHIPKKDVGCFVISGTTKNMAYQENSNPILILTKKRGILDISKASDLPNIKALTKIVKKYYLCFAKV; encoded by the coding sequence ATAGCTTTGAGTTCCAAACAAGGAAAAATTCTCAATGACCCTGTTCATGGGTTTATCAAAATACCACAAGGCTTAATATTCGAGCTGATTGAACATCCATATTTCCAACGTTTACGCCGTATCAGACAACTGGGACTGACGGATTTTGTGTACCCTGGGGCTTTGCATACCCGTTTTCATCATGCTTTGGGGGTAATGCACCTGATGGGCGTAGCCTTAGATACCTTACAAGCCAAAGGGCATAATATTACAGACGAAGAACGAGAAGCAGCCCAAATAGCAGCCCTTTTACACGACATTGGACACAGTCCTCTTTCACATGCTTTAGAATCTACGATTTTGCAAGGTGTTCATCATGAGAAGCTCTCGCTTCTGATTATGGAAAAACTCAATGAACAGTTTCAAGGAGCTTTAAGTGTTGCCATTCAGATATTCACAAATCAGTATCCTAAAAAATTCCTGTTTCAGCTTGTGAGCAGTCAGTTGGATGTGGATAGACTCGATTATCTGCAACGAGATTGTTTTTTTACAGGCGTTTCGGAAGGGGCTATTGGAGGCGATAGAATTCTGAAAATGTTGGATGTTTATGAAAATAACTTGGTAATTGAAGAAAAAGGTATTTATAGTATTGAAAATTTCTTGACTGCTCGTAGACTTATGTATTGGCAGGTGTATCTGCATAAAACCACCATCAGTACAGAACAAATGATTGTACAGGCGATTTTGAGGGCAAAATATCTGGCTCAACATGGCGAAAATATATTTGCAAGCCCAAGTTTGAGTTTGTTTATGAACCAAGAAGTAAAACTGGAAGATTTTAAAGAAAATAAAGAATATTTGGAGGCTTTTGCCCAACTCGATGACTACGATATTTGGGGAGCTATGAAAATCTGGCAACACAACAAAGATATTATTCTTTCGAATATCTGTAAAATGATTTTAGACAGAAAACTCTTTAAAATTATTCTCTCTTCTGAAACTATTAGCCCTGAACTTATTGAGGAGAAGAAAACACAAATTGTTGAAAATTACCACATTCCTAAAAAAGATGTTGGTTGTTTTGTAATCAGTGGTACTACCAAAAATATGGCATATCAGGAAAACTCCAACCCAATTTTAATATTGACCAAGAAAAGAGGTATTTTGGATATATCGAAAGCCTCTGACCTGCCCAATATCAAAGCCCTCACCAAAATCGTGAAAAAGTATTATTTATGCTTTGCAAAAGTCTAA